A window of Candidatus Palauibacter soopunensis contains these coding sequences:
- a CDS encoding sodium-dependent transporter, whose protein sequence is MERDRRETFGSRFGLVATMIGVAVGLGNVWRFPYMVGEFGGAPFVAFYVLAVVLIGVPALMAEWTLGRHTRRGPVGAFESAGLPFGRALGWIFFVGVTAATGYYSNALGWVLYHALAGLLSGVGIEIDAAAILPPDEGFSLRSFLLQCACTGVVLLTCAAVLRRGLRRGIERASRFIVPALLAGLVILIARSLTLPGAGEGLRWYLGAFDPGALTPPVMLGALGQAIFSLSLGGTFMVVYGSYLNRGDSLRGNAVFTAGGDLCAGLLAGLAIFPAVFAFGLEPASGPGLLFVTLPEVFGQIPAGAVFGTLFFLALFGGAYLSDVAALEVLVAGVTDNTGIGRSRAVTLTTVVVFAFALPPMINMNVFTPWDLTFGSGFQTLGALLSVVAVGWALDRSEVLRQLAAGDDRPRRRRVPTLWLYYWLRFVIPAAILTVGAWWLVRDVLGAGPPPAARATLAIEDVSVIPMDGERVLTGVTVLIGDGRVLAVRPSAEADVPDGAVRVAARGRFLIPGLNDMHVHFGEASALGRFLATGVTGVRILSGGPHTLDFRDRVRSGELAGPDIHTAGAIIEGLPPPEFAAVIDTAGRVIVRDSLDGARAVREQHAAGYDFIKVYNNVPAAAYRGIVAEARGLGIPVAGHVPFEVGLDGVLAAGQASIEHLRGYIWHLVPEEAPAQPGPDLRSRTLAWAHGDPSRIGALAERTREAGSWNVPTLSVRMIHKPDRLLDAYLATEEASHMTAAMRRFYTERMSIPWMSNFTPNDFEAALDGFAVADSLIRALVAAGAPVMAGTDTPPLGFALHRELEELVAAGLSPYEALRSATVNPARFLERGEGAGMVVAGSPADLVLLEGNPLEAVGNTRRIAGVVRRGEWLNRVTLDALLREAADR, encoded by the coding sequence ATGGAACGAGACAGACGCGAGACGTTCGGCTCCCGCTTCGGGCTCGTGGCCACGATGATCGGCGTCGCCGTCGGTCTCGGGAACGTGTGGCGCTTCCCGTACATGGTCGGCGAGTTCGGCGGGGCTCCCTTCGTCGCCTTCTACGTACTGGCCGTCGTGCTGATCGGCGTTCCCGCGCTCATGGCGGAGTGGACGCTGGGCCGGCACACCCGCCGCGGCCCGGTCGGCGCGTTCGAGTCGGCCGGTCTCCCCTTCGGCCGCGCCCTCGGCTGGATCTTCTTCGTCGGCGTCACCGCCGCCACCGGCTACTACTCGAACGCGCTCGGCTGGGTGCTGTACCACGCCCTGGCCGGGCTGCTCTCCGGCGTCGGGATCGAGATCGACGCCGCAGCGATCCTTCCCCCGGACGAGGGGTTTTCCCTCCGCTCCTTCCTGCTGCAATGTGCCTGCACGGGCGTGGTTCTCCTCACCTGCGCCGCCGTGCTGCGGCGCGGCCTGCGGCGCGGAATCGAGAGGGCAAGCCGCTTCATCGTGCCCGCGCTCCTCGCGGGGCTCGTCATCCTCATCGCCCGCTCGCTCACGCTGCCCGGAGCTGGAGAGGGCCTGCGCTGGTACCTCGGCGCCTTCGATCCCGGCGCGCTCACGCCACCCGTGATGCTGGGGGCGCTGGGCCAGGCGATCTTCAGTCTTTCGCTGGGCGGCACGTTCATGGTCGTGTACGGCTCCTACCTGAACCGCGGCGACTCCCTGCGCGGCAACGCCGTCTTCACCGCGGGCGGCGACCTCTGCGCCGGACTCCTGGCGGGGCTCGCCATCTTCCCCGCCGTGTTCGCGTTCGGACTCGAACCTGCGAGCGGCCCCGGTCTCCTTTTCGTCACGCTGCCCGAAGTGTTCGGCCAGATCCCGGCCGGAGCCGTGTTCGGGACGCTCTTCTTCCTGGCGCTGTTCGGAGGCGCCTACCTGTCGGACGTGGCGGCGCTGGAAGTGCTGGTAGCCGGGGTCACCGACAACACCGGGATCGGCCGCTCGCGCGCCGTCACCCTGACCACCGTGGTCGTGTTCGCCTTCGCACTGCCCCCGATGATCAACATGAACGTGTTCACGCCGTGGGATCTGACCTTCGGGTCGGGCTTCCAGACGCTCGGCGCGCTGCTCTCGGTCGTCGCCGTGGGGTGGGCCCTGGACCGCTCCGAGGTGCTGCGGCAGCTGGCAGCAGGCGATGATCGGCCGCGGAGGCGGCGCGTGCCCACGCTCTGGCTCTACTACTGGCTCCGCTTCGTCATCCCCGCCGCCATCCTCACCGTCGGCGCCTGGTGGCTGGTGAGGGATGTACTGGGAGCCGGCCCGCCGCCCGCCGCCCGGGCCACGCTGGCCATCGAAGACGTTTCGGTCATCCCGATGGATGGCGAGCGCGTGCTCACCGGCGTGACGGTCCTCATCGGCGATGGCCGCGTGCTCGCGGTGCGGCCGTCGGCCGAAGCGGACGTCCCCGACGGCGCCGTCCGGGTCGCCGCCCGCGGTCGCTTCCTCATCCCGGGCCTGAACGACATGCACGTCCACTTCGGGGAGGCGTCGGCGCTCGGGCGGTTCCTGGCGACCGGGGTCACCGGCGTGCGCATCCTGTCGGGTGGGCCGCATACGCTCGACTTTCGCGACCGCGTCCGGAGCGGCGAACTGGCCGGGCCGGACATCCACACGGCGGGGGCCATCATCGAGGGACTGCCGCCACCGGAATTCGCCGCCGTCATCGATACCGCGGGACGCGTGATCGTCCGCGACAGCCTCGACGGCGCTCGCGCCGTGCGCGAGCAGCATGCCGCCGGGTACGACTTCATCAAGGTGTACAACAACGTGCCCGCGGCGGCCTACCGGGGCATCGTCGCCGAGGCGCGCGGACTCGGGATCCCGGTGGCGGGGCACGTGCCCTTCGAGGTGGGCCTCGACGGCGTCCTCGCGGCGGGCCAGGCCAGCATCGAACACCTGCGCGGGTACATCTGGCACCTCGTGCCCGAAGAGGCGCCGGCGCAGCCCGGTCCCGATCTGCGGTCGCGCACGCTCGCCTGGGCCCACGGAGATCCCTCTCGGATCGGGGCGCTCGCCGAGCGTACCCGGGAGGCCGGTTCGTGGAACGTGCCGACGCTCTCGGTGCGCATGATCCACAAGCCGGACCGCCTCCTCGACGCCTACCTCGCCACGGAAGAGGCGTCGCACATGACCGCCGCCATGCGCCGCTTCTACACCGAGCGCATGTCGATCCCGTGGATGAGCAACTTCACGCCGAACGACTTCGAGGCCGCGCTGGATGGTTTCGCGGTGGCGGATTCCCTCATCCGCGCCCTCGTGGCCGCCGGCGCTCCCGTGATGGCCGGGACGGACACGCCGCCCCTCGGCTTCGCCCTCCATCGCGAACTGGAGGAACTGGTCGCGGCGGGCCTGTCACCGTACGAGGCGTTGCGGAGCGCCACGGTCAACCCGGCCCGCTTCCTCGAACGGGGCGAGGGGGCCGGCATGGTGGTGGCGGGA